A single Pseudomonas sp. HN11 DNA region contains:
- a CDS encoding hotdog fold thioesterase yields the protein MSLWRTQPNIDQLNAIQKNTIGELLDIRFESFDDESLTASMVVDHRTHQPYGLLHGGASVVLAESVGSMAAYLCIDPSKFYCVGLEVNANHLRGVRSGRVTAVAKAIHIGRTTQVWDIRLTSDEGKASCVSRLTMAVVPLGENPPAR from the coding sequence ATGAGCCTATGGCGCACCCAACCGAATATCGATCAACTCAACGCGATCCAGAAAAACACCATCGGTGAACTGCTGGACATCCGTTTTGAAAGCTTCGACGACGAATCCCTGACCGCGAGCATGGTGGTCGACCATCGTACCCATCAGCCCTATGGCCTGTTGCATGGCGGTGCTTCGGTGGTGTTGGCCGAGAGCGTCGGCTCCATGGCGGCCTACTTGTGCATTGACCCCAGCAAGTTCTATTGCGTGGGGCTGGAGGTCAACGCCAACCACCTGCGTGGTGTGCGCAGCGGGCGAGTGACAGCGGTGGCCAAGGCGATCCATATCGGCCGCACCACCCAGGTGTGGGATATCCGTCTGACCAGCGATGAGGGCAAGGCCAGTTGTGTCTCGCGTCTGACCATGGCCGTGGTGCCACTGGGCGAGAACCCGCCGGCGCGATAG
- a CDS encoding alpha/beta fold hydrolase, with product MSQHVFFAHANGFPSATYGKLFAALAPEYAVAHLPQHGHDPRFPVDDNWQNLVDELIHHLEQQPEPVWGVGHSLGGVLHLHAAMRCPQLYRGVVMLDSPVLTRADRWVIRAAKRFGFIDRLTPAGRTLGRREEFSDLEAARNYFAGKTLFRGFDPECFDAYLQHGLLQVGDRLRLRFDPATEISIYRGVPHTSPGQVRQLKVPLAVVRGRQSRVVMRHHASGVGRLPMGEMLTMPGGHMFPLERPQDTATLIKNLFSRWEARERNCA from the coding sequence ATGTCGCAGCATGTGTTTTTCGCCCACGCCAATGGCTTCCCTTCGGCCACCTACGGCAAGTTGTTTGCCGCCCTGGCTCCGGAATACGCAGTGGCTCATCTGCCGCAGCACGGCCACGACCCCAGGTTTCCGGTGGACGATAACTGGCAGAACCTGGTGGACGAACTGATCCACCACCTGGAGCAGCAACCGGAGCCGGTGTGGGGCGTGGGCCATTCTCTCGGCGGCGTGTTGCACCTGCACGCGGCCATGCGTTGCCCGCAGTTGTATCGCGGGGTGGTGATGCTGGATTCGCCGGTACTGACCCGCGCCGACCGCTGGGTGATTCGCGCGGCCAAGCGCTTCGGTTTTATCGACCGCCTGACCCCGGCCGGGCGCACCTTGGGCCGTCGTGAAGAATTCAGTGACCTGGAGGCCGCGCGCAATTACTTCGCCGGCAAGACCCTGTTCCGTGGTTTTGACCCCGAATGCTTCGACGCCTACCTGCAACACGGCCTGCTGCAAGTGGGCGATCGCCTGCGCCTGCGCTTCGACCCGGCCACCGAAATCAGTATCTACCGTGGTGTACCTCATACCAGCCCCGGTCAGGTGCGCCAGTTGAAAGTACCGCTGGCGGTGGTACGGGGCCGGCAGAGCCGCGTGGTGATGCGGCATCACGCCAGCGGGGTCGGGCGCCTGCCCATGGGCGAAATGCTCACCATGCCCGGCGGCCACATGTTCCCCCTTGAACGCCCCCAAGACACCGCGACCTTGATCAAGAACCTGTTCTCCCGCTGGGAAGCCCGTGAGCGCAACTGCGCATGA